The genomic DNA GCGCATCGACGACGGCTGCCGCATGTTCGCGGATGAACTCCACATCAAAATCCGACTGGTCCTCGGCAATGACCACACAATCCGCTTTGGCGAAATTGCGCGCCCAGACTTCCAACTTGTTCGGGTTGTCTTTGATCTTTTCCGGAGCGATCCACATCACGGTCCGGATCTTGCTTTCGTTGTGCAACAGATCATCCAAAGTCGCTTCGAAGATCAGTTGTTGGTTGACCTGCGCGGAATCGTCCGCCGAGGCGGCTACGTCATCACGGGCCAGCACATTCTCCCACGACTCTTCGTTGGGGCGATCGGCTCCGACAACAAACACGATCCCTTTGTCTTTTTCCGCCAAGCTCGTGAGGATCGACTCACGGAAGCGATACGCCTGCAGCACCGGCTCCACGGCATCGCGTAGATTGCCGACGAACTCACCGTAATCCACATCGCTGAGTGCACCGACGCGGAGACTGATCCGCCACAGCTCACTCTCCTCCCACGGTCCACTGCGTTCATGCTGGACGTAATCGCTGCCCAACAATTGCGTCTGGGCCGAAGCGAGAGCGCTGTTGAACGCCAAGCGTGTCGCGTTGGTCGGCGAATTGGTCGGCTTGGGCAATTCGGGCATCAACGTCACTGCCGACATGGCATTGCCAACGACTCCCGTGCCATGTTCGCCGAACGCACTTTCGACAGCGCGTTGGATATGGTCGACCGCCTGCAAACGTTCCAGCTGGGAAAGAGCCGTCGGTTCGGTGGGATGGGTTGGCGAATTGAGTTCCCGTTGCATTCCCGGTGGCACACGCATCACCAACTCCATCGGGACCAGTTTTCCGAAGTGGCGTTCGATCCAGCCGTAGTCGCGGATGATTCGCGATTCGCTGCCGAACAGCTTCAACAGCTGAACCGAGGTCTCGATTTTCGAAAGCCCCATCGCCGTGGTGAGCATCAACAGTGCGCAAGCGAAGCCGACCAAGCGGTAGTGCCCGGTGACCCACGTGCCGACGGAGATCCATTGTCGGGTCAGCCAATCGGGCTCGTCGTCGCGGCGTCCCTTGGGAAGCTTCGTTTTCTTTTCGGCAGGCGGTTCGGGACGGAACACGTGCAGGGCGGCCGGCAGGTAGGCAAACAACAACACCAACGTTGCCACGACTCCAACCGCCGAATACAAACCAAACTTCTTAATCGGGATAATGTTGCTGGTGTTGAGACTCAACAGGCCAATCGCCGTGGTGATCGCAGCCAGCGTGCAAGGCATAAATGCATGGGACACCGCCCGTTCCGCCGCACCTTCGACACCCCGCGTCGCGGCCTCTTCGCGATAGTAATTGATGATGTGGATCGCGCCGGATAGGCCCAAGATGTAGACCAAAGAGGGCATACTCATCAGGATCGCGTCGATCTGTTCACCCGCAATTTGCACAAAAGCCAAACTGCTGACCGCGGCCAAGACACCGACGACAAAAATCATCGAGGTCAGTTTGAAGCTGCGGAAGGCCAGCATCGACAGCGTTAATCCGATCAGGACGCAGTAGCCGATCAACCGAATCAGCGTGATCTGTCCCTCTTCGTCGATCGACACGTTATCGACGGGAGGACCGCCCATCCGCATTGCGGGTTCGACCAACGAAGCGTGCCGTTCGGCATAGTTGAATGGTGGTGGAACCGCCGATGGCGAAGCGGCCGCATTCACACCACTCTCCTCGGCCAGCTGCAACATCCGGCCCCTCGGTCCACCCAGCAAACCACGACCGACCACGTACGGTAGATTGTCCAACGCCGTGGGCGTCAGCGTTACCAACACACAGCTTTGACGCGGTGGCGGCTCGACGCCCATCGCATCGAAAATGTCGTACCAGGATTGATCGCGGACATCGGTGGGGGCGTGTTTCAGTTTCGCCAACTCGCCATCAAACCGCTCGTCAACAATTTGTTTAATCGACGCCGCGCACTGCAGCTGCCAATCTTCAGGCAGCGCCGCAGCGGGAACTTGTTCGGCAAACGCCTCGGGCGTCCAAGCGAAATCGATCGGGACCGCAGGAGCGAACAACGTGCCGGTCAACCGCTTCTCGGCCAATCGACGCGCGATGATTTTTTTGTCGTCCTTGTTGATCGCCGCCACAGGCCACAACGGGCCGTTCTCTTGCGCCAATTGCTGGGCGATCTCGGGCCCCGTTTGAATCGTGCGGAACAAAGCCGCGGTCAACAGATGCGGATCGTTGTAATAAGGGTTCAGTTTTTCTGAATTCGGTTGCCCCGCCGTTTCGCCAAACGATGCGATGAATTGCCCTTCCACCGTGCCGCCGCGCAGGAACTTGCGTACCGAACGGATCAGTGCGGGCAGCGGACCTTCCTTGCCAGCCCAACGGAACAATCGCCCATCGGGAGTGATGTAGTAAAGCGTGCCATCGGGGCTGTTGAGCCACTTTTCATTGCGAC from Rosistilla carotiformis includes the following:
- a CDS encoding efflux RND transporter permease subunit, encoding MKPTFLARRSIFGINNALLILLVVCFLAPIGIRGARQSLQSNNNNVKDWLPSDFPETTELEWFGEYFSGERFVIATWPGCNENDQKLKLLTDKLRSEAAGGQPPEGLPDWERARKLAEELQLLAPRDFQTNWGGRNEKWLNSPDGTLYYITPDGRLFRWAGKEGPLPALIRSVRKFLRGGTVEGQFIASFGETAGQPNSEKLNPYYNDPHLLTAALFRTIQTGPEIAQQLAQENGPLWPVAAINKDDKKIIARRLAEKRLTGTLFAPAVPIDFAWTPEAFAEQVPAAALPEDWQLQCAASIKQIVDERFDGELAKLKHAPTDVRDQSWYDIFDAMGVEPPPRQSCVLVTLTPTALDNLPYVVGRGLLGGPRGRMLQLAEESGVNAAASPSAVPPPFNYAERHASLVEPAMRMGGPPVDNVSIDEEGQITLIRLIGYCVLIGLTLSMLAFRSFKLTSMIFVVGVLAAVSSLAFVQIAGEQIDAILMSMPSLVYILGLSGAIHIINYYREEAATRGVEGAAERAVSHAFMPCTLAAITTAIGLLSLNTSNIIPIKKFGLYSAVGVVATLVLLFAYLPAALHVFRPEPPAEKKTKLPKGRRDDEPDWLTRQWISVGTWVTGHYRLVGFACALLMLTTAMGLSKIETSVQLLKLFGSESRIIRDYGWIERHFGKLVPMELVMRVPPGMQRELNSPTHPTEPTALSQLERLQAVDHIQRAVESAFGEHGTGVVGNAMSAVTLMPELPKPTNSPTNATRLAFNSALASAQTQLLGSDYVQHERSGPWEESELWRISLRVGALSDVDYGEFVGNLRDAVEPVLQAYRFRESILTSLAEKDKGIVFVVGADRPNEESWENVLARDDVAASADDSAQVNQQLIFEATLDDLLHNESKIRTVMWIAPEKIKDNPNKLEVWARNFAKADCVVIAEDQSDFDVEFIREHAAAVVDARPMQWIPTAASLRDGYPDVENAGPLQVVYTGVVPLVYKAQRTLLFSLVESTFLAFVLIGIVMSGLLNPGAMFGKLRPRNVLYGIGAGMVSMLPNLFPVIVIFGILGHTGSIVDLGKMMTASVAMGVAVDDTIHFLEWFRQGLAQGMTRRESVIEAYRRVGPAMTQTTILGGLGLFVFALSSFTPTQSFGVMMLLLLVSALVGDLIFLPAILVSPLGKVFRPRDEDLIANATGDSRHGPNPNGPNPTFDETNDLQGSDDSPAAVGGRNGTGRIDTPHGSGRQSASASKAHGDPVS